A genomic stretch from Dissulfurispira thermophila includes:
- a CDS encoding glycosyltransferase, giving the protein MRLKGKRIACFVALPHHTRFLLPVTETAKKYGADILFFLTTSDYPFERDLFKKKIAYKYLNEYMNDEIRDKIENSFNMFLNQWSEKLFYWDGFRQWTFLEQERMMSSCFEEYFCLEEFIRKERPDVFIALHERNRWGKIIGHLSYKYAIPFITLQEGDYHEDRLSFSAHNEYSIVNLLWGEATKNMLVRHKCPEDKIILVGNTHLDNAKKIYSEPAKIKQIKHELKIPSDKRVLFFLIDLEWGAVMDGWVWETFLKGLREDIVAVFKWHPNVSHGTYLKIEENIKNVAPSAIVLHTYDPYALLGIADYCVTLGKTTLALEAVAFGKPLFAIPSRDGTKDYYVQMGVAQSVSPPGNWKALYDTIENGVPEDIKRNADEYLRKSFYRLDGRAVERAIEVISYILECRMDKRAKEQKCNSVTAQKELQNSRVSFIIPSGNDAEALLSTLTSLSQNVKYPDWEVVIVINSEDVKEILSGISGDVKIVESHGDDLSLLYNKGAEAASGGHLIFMKPGIVYFKDDGLLDAMKDSIAGMALRNPDMTPYCLGIGFDFNFAPYFIKEEHQGSTPTDQHITHSLPHAVGGGLLGMYRDIFEEIGGFDEGIANHLIEADICLSAKAHGYSITYLPDCLSIVYKETFVQKAGDRGQTTEEDWKRRIKFFAKWWGKLPKDDDYIKFAGDLLKV; this is encoded by the coding sequence ATGAGACTAAAAGGGAAGCGAATAGCCTGTTTTGTTGCTTTGCCTCACCATACAAGATTTCTTTTGCCTGTAACAGAGACTGCCAAAAAATATGGTGCTGATATACTATTTTTCCTTACCACATCAGATTATCCGTTTGAAAGAGACCTTTTCAAGAAAAAGATAGCCTATAAATATCTAAACGAATATATGAATGATGAGATAAGAGATAAAATCGAAAATTCATTCAATATGTTTTTGAATCAGTGGTCAGAAAAACTTTTTTACTGGGATGGTTTCAGACAGTGGACTTTTCTGGAACAAGAAAGGATGATGAGCAGTTGTTTTGAAGAATACTTTTGTCTTGAAGAATTTATAAGAAAAGAAAGACCTGATGTTTTTATTGCCTTGCACGAAAGAAATAGGTGGGGAAAGATTATAGGGCATCTGTCATATAAATATGCTATTCCATTTATTACCTTGCAGGAAGGAGATTATCACGAAGACCGCTTGAGCTTTAGTGCGCATAATGAATACTCCATTGTCAATCTTCTGTGGGGAGAAGCCACAAAAAATATGCTTGTGAGGCATAAATGTCCTGAAGATAAAATAATACTTGTAGGCAATACACATCTTGATAATGCCAAAAAGATTTATTCTGAACCAGCAAAGATAAAGCAAATAAAGCATGAGTTAAAAATACCATCAGATAAAAGGGTCTTGTTCTTCCTGATTGATCTCGAATGGGGTGCTGTTATGGATGGATGGGTATGGGAGACATTCTTGAAGGGGTTAAGAGAGGACATAGTTGCAGTTTTCAAATGGCATCCAAATGTATCTCACGGGACATACTTAAAGATAGAAGAAAATATTAAAAATGTGGCTCCATCAGCTATTGTGCTGCATACATATGACCCATATGCCTTGCTTGGCATTGCAGATTATTGTGTCACTCTTGGAAAGACGACCCTTGCTCTTGAGGCTGTTGCATTTGGCAAGCCGCTTTTTGCAATACCGAGCAGGGATGGCACAAAGGATTATTATGTGCAGATGGGAGTTGCCCAATCCGTATCACCTCCTGGAAACTGGAAGGCATTGTATGACACCATAGAAAATGGAGTGCCTGAGGATATAAAGAGAAATGCAGATGAATACCTGAGAAAATCATTTTACAGACTTGATGGCAGAGCAGTTGAAAGAGCTATTGAGGTAATAAGTTATATCCTTGAGTGCAGAATGGATAAAAGGGCAAAAGAGCAAAAGTGTAACAGTGTAACAGCACAGAAGGAATTGCAGAACAGCAGGGTGAGTTTTATTATTCCTTCTGGAAATGATGCAGAAGCACTCTTATCAACCCTCACATCCCTATCACAGAATGTTAAATATCCCGACTGGGAAGTTGTGATTGTAATAAATAGTGAAGATGTAAAAGAGATACTCTCAGGCATTTCAGGTGATGTAAAAATTGTCGAATCTCATGGTGATGATCTCTCTTTACTTTATAACAAAGGTGCAGAGGCAGCCTCAGGGGGGCATCTTATATTTATGAAGCCCGGAATTGTCTATTTTAAAGATGACGGTCTGCTTGATGCAATGAAAGACAGCATAGCAGGCATGGCATTGAGGAATCCAGATATGACGCCATATTGTCTTGGAATAGGATTTGATTTCAACTTTGCACCATATTTTATAAAGGAAGAGCATCAGGGCAGTACACCAACAGACCAGCATATTACCCATTCACTACCTCATGCTGTAGGCGGTGGATTGCTTGGTATGTATAGAGATATTTTTGAAGAGATTGGTGGTTTTGATGAAGGGATTGCAAATCATTTGATAGAGGCAGATATTTGTCTGTCTGCAAAGGCTCATGGATAT
- the asnB gene encoding asparagine synthase (glutamine-hydrolyzing) codes for MCGIFGVFSKKKINRENFDSALKLIRHRGPDNSGIYLDDFIILGHNRLSIIDLSKHGRQPMSDFDGNIWITFNGEIYNFKEIRSDLKRYYQFRSNTDTEVLIYAYKHYGLDFFKKINGMFAFAIWDREKNIFLLARDRFGKKPLYYTFQNGEFIFSSEIKAILPLLDRMPQINKTAFLQYLSFLSSLPPNTMFEGINKLQAGHYLIFDGKRIKIEEYYDILDNVQPYKIKNLNEALEEIESILIDSVRHRLIADVEVGSFLSGGIDSSLVSAIYSLQKDSPIHTFSIGYNDYKQYDELVYANSVVSHIGSVHHTKSASKEDFIDAIDDVIYHLDEPVNDSACIPTYLLSQLVMENNIKVILTGEGSDEGFLGYDFYFEMLRYYSLQNQLNEKEFLLSYFLNNFNLSKRWEYFKRSFGDLPIYRTIGENFTDRQKKLLLDEDVFKDLCDDMSCEFIEGHWRKFKNSELKEPSYWLSYIDFKIWIPEVLMMKVDKMTMAHSIESRAPFLDHRLVEIVFSIDCKLREGCQTKSLLKPIAEKFIPNEIAYRQKKGFSSPFMEWYYEHYGDKILKEWFDMNKELGWFNDEFLEFLYNEGSRGMFKQHVWSLIVFSKWMRIYGL; via the coding sequence TTGTGTGGAATATTTGGTGTATTTTCAAAGAAAAAGATAAATAGAGAAAATTTTGATTCTGCCTTAAAATTAATTCGCCACAGGGGACCTGATAACAGTGGTATATATTTAGATGATTTTATCATACTTGGCCATAATAGACTATCAATAATCGACCTATCAAAACATGGAAGACAACCCATGTCTGATTTTGACGGGAATATATGGATAACCTTTAATGGAGAGATTTACAACTTCAAAGAGATAAGGAGTGATCTAAAGAGGTATTACCAATTCAGAAGCAATACAGATACGGAGGTTTTAATTTATGCGTATAAGCATTACGGACTGGATTTTTTTAAGAAGATTAATGGAATGTTTGCATTTGCAATATGGGACAGAGAAAAAAATATATTCCTCTTAGCAAGGGACAGATTCGGGAAGAAACCGCTCTATTATACTTTTCAGAATGGGGAATTTATATTTTCCTCAGAGATAAAGGCGATCTTGCCTTTACTTGACAGAATGCCTCAGATAAACAAGACAGCATTCCTTCAATATTTGAGTTTTTTATCGAGCCTGCCCCCTAACACCATGTTTGAAGGCATAAATAAGTTGCAGGCCGGGCATTACCTGATATTTGATGGGAAAAGAATAAAGATAGAGGAGTATTATGACATTCTGGATAATGTGCAGCCCTACAAGATAAAAAATCTAAATGAAGCATTAGAGGAAATAGAGAGCATTCTAATAGACAGCGTGAGGCACAGGCTGATAGCAGATGTTGAGGTAGGCAGCTTTTTATCAGGGGGCATAGATTCCTCACTCGTGAGTGCCATATACAGTCTGCAAAAAGATAGCCCGATACATACTTTTTCTATAGGATATAATGATTATAAGCAGTATGATGAGCTTGTATATGCAAACAGTGTTGTCAGCCATATCGGCTCTGTTCATCATACTAAATCCGCATCCAAAGAAGATTTTATCGATGCTATTGATGATGTCATATATCATCTGGATGAGCCGGTAAATGATTCAGCGTGCATCCCTACATATCTTCTGTCTCAGCTTGTCATGGAAAATAATATAAAGGTTATTTTGACAGGAGAGGGAAGCGATGAAGGCTTTTTAGGATATGATTTTTATTTTGAGATGCTCAGATATTACAGCTTGCAGAACCAATTGAACGAAAAGGAGTTTCTTCTGTCTTACTTCCTCAACAATTTTAATCTCTCAAAGAGGTGGGAATACTTTAAGAGAAGTTTTGGCGATTTGCCGATATATAGAACTATTGGAGAAAACTTCACTGACAGACAGAAAAAGCTGCTGCTTGATGAGGATGTCTTTAAAGACCTTTGTGATGATATGTCCTGCGAGTTTATTGAAGGACATTGGAGAAAGTTTAAGAATTCTGAATTGAAAGAGCCTTCTTACTGGCTCTCATACATAGATTTTAAGATATGGATACCGGAAGTCTTGATGATGAAAGTCGATAAGATGACCATGGCACATTCGATAGAGAGCAGGGCTCCGTTTCTTGACCACAGGCTTGTAGAGATCGTATTTAGCATTGACTGCAAATTAAGAGAGGGATGTCAGACCAAGTCATTATTGAAACCTATTGCTGAAAAATTTATCCCCAATGAAATTGCTTATAGGCAAAAAAAGGGGTTTTCGAGTCCATTTATGGAGTGGTATTACGAACATTATGGAGATAAAATCTTGAAAGAGTGGTTTGATATGAATAAAGAGTTAGGGTGGTTTAATGATGAATTTCTTGAATTTCTTTATAATGAAGGAAGTAGAGGGATGTTTAAACAGCATGTCTGGTCATTAATTGTATTTTCAAAATGGATGAGGATATATGGCTTATAG
- a CDS encoding acyltransferase yields the protein MGCIYIRGERIDVSNDRPIDLILPEWNIIIKDTVIGHGVWIWSNLNIYGAEIGDDSSIATFVEIGKNVEIGSNTKIQSCVFIPEGVKIGNCVFIGPNVSFTNDVYPRACDERGKRKLKFEVIQTMVEDGASIGAGSVIRCGVRIGKKAMIGIGSIITEDVGDGEIFYGTKASKKGSIV from the coding sequence ATGGGGTGCATTTATATAAGAGGTGAAAGAATTGATGTGTCTAATGATAGACCTATTGATTTGATTTTGCCGGAATGGAACATAATCATCAAGGATACTGTTATCGGCCATGGGGTATGGATATGGTCTAATTTGAATATCTATGGCGCAGAAATTGGTGACGATTCGAGCATTGCTACTTTTGTGGAGATTGGCAAAAATGTTGAAATTGGTTCTAATACGAAAATACAGTCATGTGTATTCATACCTGAAGGTGTCAAGATTGGCAATTGTGTTTTTATTGGGCCAAATGTCTCTTTTACAAATGATGTTTATCCAAGGGCATGTGATGAGAGAGGTAAGAGAAAATTAAAATTTGAAGTAATACAAACAATGGTAGAAGATGGTGCAAGCATTGGGGCTGGCAGTGTGATAAGATGCGGTGTAAGAATCGGGAAAAAAGCAATGATAGGAATAGGAAGCATTATTACAGAGGATGTTGGTGATGGAGAAATATTTTATGGAACCAAGGCAAGTAAAAAGGGGAGTATAGTGTAG
- a CDS encoding N-acetylneuraminate synthase family protein, with protein MQVILNKKVKIGSKTIGAGNPVFIIAEAGVNHFGSIEIARHLVDMAVIARADAVKFQIFKTENLVSSVAHDWIERLKPKELPYDAFKNLKEYCEKKGIMFLATAHDDESLDFYESLEPIAYKIGSGELSNTPYLRKIAKKKKPVILSTGMYDIGDVRDVVNIFLDEGNTNLILLHCITCYPPVPEDINLRAINAMQKEFKCPVGYSDHTIGNDIVLAAVAMGASVIEKHIAVSKNTPGSQDCPVSCDERDLIELINSIRKIEKAIGTGIKSPSERELKSKEWARKSIVAKVDIKKGDLITEDMLTFKRPGTGISPEDISMVIGRKAKRDIKIDSIIRFDYLQ; from the coding sequence ATGCAGGTAATATTAAACAAAAAAGTAAAAATCGGTAGCAAAACTATTGGTGCCGGGAATCCTGTTTTTATAATAGCAGAAGCAGGAGTTAATCACTTCGGCAGCATCGAAATTGCAAGACATCTGGTTGACATGGCTGTTATAGCACGGGCTGATGCTGTGAAGTTTCAGATATTTAAGACAGAGAACCTTGTTTCCTCTGTTGCCCATGACTGGATAGAACGGCTCAAGCCAAAGGAACTGCCGTATGATGCATTTAAAAATCTCAAGGAATATTGCGAGAAAAAGGGAATAATGTTTCTTGCCACAGCCCATGATGATGAGAGCCTTGATTTTTACGAATCTCTTGAGCCGATTGCATATAAGATCGGCTCTGGTGAGCTGTCTAATACGCCATATTTGAGAAAAATCGCAAAGAAAAAAAAGCCTGTAATCCTCTCAACAGGTATGTATGACATAGGTGATGTAAGGGATGTGGTTAATATTTTTCTTGACGAAGGCAATACCAATCTTATTCTCCTTCATTGCATAACCTGTTACCCTCCTGTGCCTGAAGATATAAATTTAAGGGCAATTAATGCGATGCAAAAGGAATTCAAATGTCCTGTGGGATATTCAGACCATACCATAGGCAATGATATAGTGCTTGCAGCAGTTGCTATGGGAGCTTCTGTTATAGAAAAACATATTGCTGTGAGCAAGAATACACCGGGTTCTCAGGACTGCCCTGTGTCATGCGATGAGAGAGACCTTATAGAGCTGATAAACAGCATTAGAAAAATAGAAAAGGCAATTGGGACAGGCATTAAATCTCCTTCTGAACGAGAACTTAAAAGCAAAGAGTGGGCAAGGAAGAGCATTGTTGCTAAAGTTGATATTAAAAAAGGCGATTTAATAACAGAAGATATGCTGACATTTAAAAGACCGGGTACAGGCATAAGCCCAGAGGACATTTCAATGGTGATTGGACGCAAGGCAAAGAGAGATATTAAAATAGACTCGATCATAAGATTTGACTATTTGCAATAG
- a CDS encoding class I SAM-dependent methyltransferase codes for MADNEEKIGMEDVACEICGSNQYDILLNKLWLCEKNNWEKKGRVLFFNGVPHNYRNVCCKQCGLVYVNPRMSDWELIVFYQKQYRELCSIKDKEGNIGNSHYGIEIYNAVTRYDFLKRLGYIKAGICTLDIGSSLGALPAYLHAKGCSAYGVELSPYASYTKELFGIDTIFRMPFDALETDLRFDIVTICDALEHFSHPKNVLLKIRNLLKDEGIVLIEIPDIFKPHKSVLGFFSNAHLFTFSPNSIKNLLDITGFDIVHFEYGGYCKNMRIVVKKGDIRVPSLKDDFHDIKDFILRYNRVYTAKEFFMQTKISYDEAQEIVKENIPAYIVIKVIEALRRYDSGDVLKAIELLRECLDSDFNEEDISLQEGNIQGLLAIMSANIGDWQSARVFMEKAFVSLPKLFDFPYLANLKERGIFDIERFIMERRLCYIELFKLKDLLEKNRLNKHAGNIKQKSKNR; via the coding sequence ATGGCTGATAATGAGGAGAAAATAGGGATGGAAGATGTTGCCTGTGAAATATGTGGTTCCAACCAGTACGATATTCTTTTGAATAAATTATGGCTTTGTGAGAAAAACAACTGGGAAAAAAAAGGCAGAGTGCTGTTCTTTAATGGTGTTCCTCATAATTACAGGAATGTCTGTTGCAAACAATGCGGTCTAGTGTATGTAAATCCCCGAATGAGTGATTGGGAGCTTATTGTGTTTTACCAGAAGCAATATAGGGAGCTTTGCAGCATAAAAGATAAGGAAGGCAATATAGGTAACTCACACTACGGCATTGAAATTTATAACGCTGTGACACGCTATGACTTCCTAAAGAGATTAGGATACATAAAAGCAGGGATTTGCACGCTTGACATTGGCTCATCACTGGGGGCACTGCCTGCATACCTGCATGCAAAGGGATGTTCTGCATATGGAGTCGAACTATCACCTTATGCAAGCTATACAAAAGAATTGTTCGGCATAGATACTATCTTCAGAATGCCTTTTGATGCCCTTGAGACAGACCTGCGATTTGACATAGTAACAATCTGTGACGCCCTTGAGCATTTCTCACATCCTAAAAATGTGTTGCTGAAGATACGGAATTTGCTCAAGGATGAAGGCATAGTGCTTATAGAGATTCCTGATATTTTTAAGCCACATAAATCTGTATTAGGTTTTTTCTCCAATGCCCATTTATTTACTTTCAGCCCCAATAGCATCAAAAATCTGCTGGATATAACTGGTTTTGATATCGTGCATTTTGAATACGGTGGTTACTGCAAAAATATGCGCATTGTTGTAAAAAAAGGGGACATCCGGGTTCCGTCGCTGAAGGATGACTTCCACGATATTAAGGATTTTATATTGAGGTATAACAGAGTCTATACCGCCAAGGAATTCTTCATGCAAACAAAGATTTCTTATGATGAGGCACAAGAAATTGTCAAAGAAAATATCCCTGCATATATCGTAATTAAAGTAATCGAGGCGCTCCGCCGTTATGATAGTGGGGATGTCCTTAAGGCGATAGAACTTCTGCGGGAATGTCTTGATTCGGACTTTAACGAAGAAGATATATCATTACAGGAAGGTAATATACAAGGTCTGCTTGCTATTATGAGCGCAAACATAGGGGATTGGCAGAGTGCGAGGGTCTTTATGGAAAAGGCATTTGTATCGCTCCCAAAACTCTTTGATTTTCCTTATTTAGCTAATCTGAAAGAAAGAGGAATTTTTGATATTGAAAGATTTATAATGGAAAGGCGGCTCTGCTACATTGAACTTTTCAAGCTGAAGGATTTGCTCGAAAAGAATAGGTTAAATAAACATGCAGGTAATATTAAACAAAAAAGTAAAAATCGGTAG